AAATTCATCAGAGCTGAAGTGGTTAATTGGGAAAAATTATTGGAAGCCGGCAGTTGGGTAAAGGCGAAACAAAAAGGCCTGGTTAGGATTGAAGGCAAGGATTATGAAGTTCAGGATGGCGATGTGATGGAAATAAGACATTCTTAGTTTTGTTTGTCTTGAGTAAATCTCATAATTTTTATATATTTAACGATATGCTGAAAGACATTAAGAATCTGAAAAATTCCGAGCTTGAAGAAAAAGTTCTTAAATTCTGGCAGGAAAATAAAATTTTTGAGAAATCCCTGGAGAGACGAGCGAAGAAACCGCTTTTTTCTTTTTATGACGGACCGCCTTTCGCCAACGGTTTGCCTCACTACGGCCATATTTTAGCCACCGTTATTAAAGACGCTACGACCCGTTTTTGGACAATGGCCGGCTTCAGGGTTGAACGCCGGGTGGGCTGGGATACTCACGGTTTGCCCGTGGAAACCGAGATTGAAAAACAATTGAATCTCAAGGGCAAAAAAGACATTGAAAAATTCGGCATTGAAAAATTTAACGCCGCCTGCCGCGATTCGGTTTTCCGTTATAAAAAAGAATGGGAAAAAACTCTTGAAAGAGTCGGCCGCTGGGCTGATTATGGGAACGCTTACGCCACTTTGGACAATTCCTACATGGAATCGGTCTGGTGGGTTTTTAAAAAACTTTGGGAACAAAAACTGATTTATAAAGATTTCCGGGTAACGCCGTATTGTTTCCGCTGTGGCACGCCTTTATCCAATTTTGAAGTAAATCAGGGCTACCGGGAAGCCGAAGACCCATCGGTTTACGTGAAATTTAAAATAAAAAATCCGAAATCTTCAAAAAACGAATATTTGCTGGTTTGGACGACTACCCCCTGGACATTGCCTGCCAATGCCGCCATTGCCGTTAATCCGGATTTAATTTATACGAAATATTCGGTGAATGGAGATTATCTTTTTTCTTATAGCGCGCCTCCGGCTTTAACCGGCGTTAAAATTGAAGCTGTTGAAAAAATTTCCGGCAAAAAACTTGCAGGTTTGGAATACGAGCCGCTTTATAAACTTGCAGGTTCGGAATTTAAAGTTAATGATTGTTATCGGGTTTTGCCGGCTGATTTTATTTCAACCGAAGAGGGGACGGGGTTGGTTCATATCGCGCCGGCTTTCGGAGAGGAAGACATGAAAGTGGGCAAAAAAAATAATCTTCCGGTTCTAATAACCGTGGATGAAGAGGGGAAAATGAAAACGCCGGGTTATTCTTGGAACGGTTTGTTCGTCAAAGAAGCCGATAAAGTCATTTTTGAAGATTTAGAAAAAAGAAATCTTTTGTACAAAAAAGAAACCGTTCTTCACCAGTATCCTTTTTGCTGGCGCTGTGATTCGCCGTTGCTTTATTATCCTTTAAGCACCTGGTATATCGCCGTTGCCAAAATCAAAAATAAATTAATAAAAAATAACAAGAAAATTCATTGGGTGCCGGAGCATATTAAAGAAGGAAGGTTCGGCAAGTGGCTGGCTGAAGCGCGGGATTGGGCTTTTTCCCGGAATCGTTTCTGGGGCGCGGCGTTGCCGATTTGGCAGTGCCAGTCCTGTCAGCAAAATATCGCCATAGGTTCCCTGAAAGAGTTGGCGCAATCGGCGGTTAATGCGAATAATCATTATTTTATTTTGCGGCATGGTCAGGCCGAATCAAACCATCATAAAATTATTTCTTGCTGGCCGGAAAAAATAACAGTCAAACTTACTGACAAAGGAAGGGAACAAATTGAAAAAATCGCCCAAGTTTTAAACAAAAAAAATATTCAACTTATTTTTTCTTCGGACCTTTTGCGCACCAAAGAAACCGCCGGGATTGTTTCTAAAAAAATTAATATTCCGGTTAATTTTGACGAACGTTTAAGAGAATATAATGTCGGGGAATTCAACGGGCAACCGATAGAAAAATTCAACGATTTTATGGGCGAGAAAATAAATTTATTTTCTAAAACTCCCGAAGGAGGAGAGAATTTAAGCGATATTAGGAAACGGATGATGGATTCTATTTTGGAATTGGAAAAAAAATATAAAAATAAAAATATTTTGATTGTCAGCCACGGCGATCCGCTCTGGATTTTGGAAGGAGCCAGCCAGGGGCTCAACGAGAAAGAGCTTGTAAAATCAATGGAAAATTACATTAAAGTAGGCGAACTGCGGGAAATCAAACTTTCCAATTTACCTTATGACGGGGAAGGGAAATTAGATTTACATCGCCCTTATATAGACAAAATAGAATTGCGGTGTCCCGAATGTGAAGGCCGGGCCAAGCGTGTTTCGGAGGTTTTTGACTGCTGGTTTGAATCCGGCTCCATGCCTTACGGCCAATGGCATTATCCTTTTGAGAATAAAAATTTGGTGGAAAAAACTTTTCCCGCTGATTTCATCGCTGAAGGCCTGGACCAAACCCGGGGCTGGTTTTACACTCTTCATGTTTTAGCCGGCGCTTTATTTAATAAACCGGCTTTTAAAAACGTAGTTGTTAACGGACTTGTTTTAGACGCCCGTGGAATGAAATTAAGCAAAAAACTGCGCAACTACGCCGAACCGGAAATAATTTTTGATAAATACGGGGCTGACGCTTTGCGTTATTTTCTTCTGAGCTCCACTCAAATCGGCGAGGATTATCAGTTTTCCGAAAAAGGCGTGGCAGAAATTTTCCGGAAGGTGATTGATAAATTCAGGAATGTTTTCAATTTTTATCAGCTATACGCGGGGAATATCCGCATAAATCCCTGCCTGCCTGCCTGCAGAAGCGTTTCTTTATTGGATAAATGGATTTTAGCCCGGCTCAACGAAGTCATCTTAAAAATGACCGAAAAAATGGAGGCCTATGAACTTACCGATGCCACCAGAATTCTTATGGAATTTATTGACGACCTTTCAAATTGGTTTGTCAGGCGTTCCCGGAAAAGATTTTCGGGTGAAGATTCCAAACAGGCCTCGGCCGTGCTTGGTTATATAATTTTGGAAACCAGCAAATTAATGGCGCCTTTCGCCCCGTTTATTAGCGAGGCGATTCATATGACTTTGACGCAAAATTCGGTTCATCTTGAAGATTGGCCCAAAGCTGATAAAAATCTGATTGATAAGAATTTGTTGGAATCAATGGTTGAAGTGCGGCGGTTGGCCAGTTTGGCTTTAGCCAAGAGATTGGAAGCCGTAATAAAAGTGAGACAGCCGCTGGCGTCATTAAAACTCAAAAACTCAAAAACTCAAAAACAGCAAAGGACTATTAGATATTTTGAAAGACGAAATTAACGTCAAAGAAATTATTTTTGATTCCGAAATAAAAGAGGAATTGGAATTGGACACCAAAATAACGCCAGAGTTGAAAGCGGAAGGTGTTTTAAGGGATTTGACCCGGCTGGTTCAGGGTTTGCGCCAGGACGCCGGCTATCAGCCGAAGGACAAAATTATTTTGATGATTGAAGCCCCGGCGGAACTAAAAGAGATTTTGGAAAAGAATAATGTTTTTCTCAAAAAAGAAATCAACGCCCATGATATTGAGCTAAGACATTCGGACAAGTTTGACGCGGAATCAAGCACTAAAATGAACGACTGGCAGATTTGGCTGGGAGTAAGAAAAATTTAAGAAATTTTATTGTTTTGTTTTCATTCAGGTACTATCACGCGTGATAGTACCTGAATTTATACTATTTTATCCCTGGTAATTTAAAAATTTCCATCTTTTGCCGCCTTTGGTTGGAAAAGGGAAATTAAGCCAATAATCTAAGATTGTTTTTTGCGGCGGTAATCCTTTTTTGTGTTTTTCTATTTTTTCGCTTTTGCTTTTTTTGGCGTAATAACGATTGCTTTGATAGCCGGATTGTTTTTCAATGCTCTTTTTAAGAGCGCTAATAGTGCTTGGAGAAATCCATAAAATTTCTTCTATTTCTTTATAGGATTTTCCGGCTTTTATCATCGCCAGAGCCGTTAATCTTTTTATAATTAATTTTTTTTCGTTGGCGCTTAGTAAATTATCTAAAAAATTCTTTAATTGTTTTTCAGACCTCGCTCTTTCGGCATTTTCCAAAAATTTGGACCAAAGGAAATCCTCCCATTCTTTTCTTGATTTAAATTCAGAGATTTTTTTCATAGATATTGTTCGGTCTATTTTAGCTAATTTTAAGATAAAATTTATTTTTATTCAAACTATCACGCGTGATAGTTTATTTGAGGGGCGTTTAAGAAATTTTATTTCGAGGTGTTTAAAAAAGCCGAAAACCCGAATTGTTTTTTGGCTTTTAGTTGATTTGGCGAGTCGCTCACTCTAGGGGTTTATTGGCGATACATTGCCCTTTTAACGAGTTGCAGAGTTTCTTGGGCGTTAGCTCGGGCGATTTTGGCGCCTTCTTCCAGTATAGATGAGATGAACGAATTATTTTGAGACATCTCGCTTTTTTTAGCCTGAAATTCGGCCAAGAAATTATTAGTGATACGAATAAAAAGTTGCTTGAATTGTCCCATCACCGGTTTGCCTTTTTTGTGTTCCTTAATTAGAGAATCTATTTCTTCTTTTTCTTGATCATTTTTACATAAACTTTTAGCAACAAGGATGTGACTTTCCAGTTTTTCGTTCATTGCTCCTTCGAATGCGGTTTCCGCGCCTTTAATTTTTCTGGCAACGGTTTTTGCGTCATCCGTAAGAAAAATGGCTCCTTCCGGAGAGCTTTTGCTCATTTTCCCTTCTCCTTTTAAAGAAAGGATTTTAAGCGCGTCTATTTGAAGGGGTTGTGGAAGCGGGAAAATTTTTCCATATTTTTTATTAAACCTTCTAGCGAGTTCTCGGCTCACTTCTAAGTGCGCGAGCTGGTCTTTTCCGACTGGAATTTTTTCTGCTCGCTGAAGCAATATGTCGGCAGTCATCATTACCGGATAAAGAAGGAGAAATGTATTCGCTGTTTCCGGTCGCACGTTGGCTTTTAATTTTTCTTTGAGGGTGGGGACTCTTAAAAGTTCAGACACGTTTATTAAACGAGATAGAAACATAGTCAAAACAGATACCTCGTTTTCAATATCAGATTGTAAAAAGATTTTAGTTTTATCGGGATTTATTCCGAAC
The bacterium genome window above contains:
- a CDS encoding class I tRNA ligase family protein, coding for MLKDIKNLKNSELEEKVLKFWQENKIFEKSLERRAKKPLFSFYDGPPFANGLPHYGHILATVIKDATTRFWTMAGFRVERRVGWDTHGLPVETEIEKQLNLKGKKDIEKFGIEKFNAACRDSVFRYKKEWEKTLERVGRWADYGNAYATLDNSYMESVWWVFKKLWEQKLIYKDFRVTPYCFRCGTPLSNFEVNQGYREAEDPSVYVKFKIKNPKSSKNEYLLVWTTTPWTLPANAAIAVNPDLIYTKYSVNGDYLFSYSAPPALTGVKIEAVEKISGKKLAGLEYEPLYKLAGSEFKVNDCYRVLPADFISTEEGTGLVHIAPAFGEEDMKVGKKNNLPVLITVDEEGKMKTPGYSWNGLFVKEADKVIFEDLEKRNLLYKKETVLHQYPFCWRCDSPLLYYPLSTWYIAVAKIKNKLIKNNKKIHWVPEHIKEGRFGKWLAEARDWAFSRNRFWGAALPIWQCQSCQQNIAIGSLKELAQSAVNANNHYFILRHGQAESNHHKIISCWPEKITVKLTDKGREQIEKIAQVLNKKNIQLIFSSDLLRTKETAGIVSKKINIPVNFDERLREYNVGEFNGQPIEKFNDFMGEKINLFSKTPEGGENLSDIRKRMMDSILELEKKYKNKNILIVSHGDPLWILEGASQGLNEKELVKSMENYIKVGELREIKLSNLPYDGEGKLDLHRPYIDKIELRCPECEGRAKRVSEVFDCWFESGSMPYGQWHYPFENKNLVEKTFPADFIAEGLDQTRGWFYTLHVLAGALFNKPAFKNVVVNGLVLDARGMKLSKKLRNYAEPEIIFDKYGADALRYFLLSSTQIGEDYQFSEKGVAEIFRKVIDKFRNVFNFYQLYAGNIRINPCLPACRSVSLLDKWILARLNEVILKMTEKMEAYELTDATRILMEFIDDLSNWFVRRSRKRFSGEDSKQASAVLGYIILETSKLMAPFAPFISEAIHMTLTQNSVHLEDWPKADKNLIDKNLLESMVEVRRLASLALAKRLEAVIKVRQPLASLKLKNSKTQKQQRTIRYFERRN
- a CDS encoding DUF5915 domain-containing protein: MKDEINVKEIIFDSEIKEELELDTKITPELKAEGVLRDLTRLVQGLRQDAGYQPKDKIILMIEAPAELKEILEKNNVFLKKEINAHDIELRHSDKFDAESSTKMNDWQIWLGVRKI
- a CDS encoding Trp family transcriptional regulator, producing the protein MKKISEFKSRKEWEDFLWSKFLENAERARSEKQLKNFLDNLLSANEKKLIIKRLTALAMIKAGKSYKEIEEILWISPSTISALKKSIEKQSGYQSNRYYAKKSKSEKIEKHKKGLPPQKTILDYWLNFPFPTKGGKRWKFLNYQG
- the trpS gene encoding tryptophan--tRNA ligase — its product is MTKIEILTGIRPTGDLTIANYLGAIKPIVELQNKGRSPLVFVADLHAITDNEPANAKKFVNEVVADYIAFGINPDKTKIFLQSDIENEVSVLTMFLSRLINVSELLRVPTLKEKLKANVRPETANTFLLLYPVMMTADILLQRAEKIPVGKDQLAHLEVSRELARRFNKKYGKIFPLPQPLQIDALKILSLKGEGKMSKSSPEGAIFLTDDAKTVARKIKGAETAFEGAMNEKLESHILVAKSLCKNDQEKEEIDSLIKEHKKGKPVMGQFKQLFIRITNNFLAEFQAKKSEMSQNNSFISSILEEGAKIARANAQETLQLVKRAMYRQ